One genomic region from Magnolia sinica isolate HGM2019 unplaced genomic scaffold, MsV1 ctg238, whole genome shotgun sequence encodes:
- the LOC131236128 gene encoding disease resistance RPP13-like protein 4 isoform X1: MADAVVSVLLDNLLSILLSEGRQLLEFDDQFEETKEELQYMQSYLKEADQVKRRDRNEILKTVMSNLRELVYDTEDVIADCRLLFQKKKEGCAPNFTSYCFPTHLKSRYQLGKRLRKINQGVRKVKENMKSYLQIAPRQPGKDEDGGNIRMTYPILMHEAEMVGLEDDSAKIRKWILEADGPSTVIGIAGMGGIGKTTLAQKIRHSESVKNSFNHLVFVTVSQSFKLNELLKKMLKQLDVEEESLRGNDIVELLESLKRKLDAKYLVVLDDVWQTNEGMWWDSLKSGLPQVDGSCVIVTTRNEEVAKSMGAAGRRIHYPKTLSNEDSWSLFSKVAFAKTGGKCTNSDLEGWGKEIVARCGGLPLTIKIVGGMMLGKGDSIHEWRRISEHLKDELKISGKDEPVISSLELSYEELPTHLKPCFLCFAMFPEDFEIEVEDMVNWWIGEGFVWGENGKTAVEIGEECFSELCNRFLILGVDKDEFERSYVSCKMHDMVRDMVIRIAREESFFVRLDCGGSPAFSEQSRRLGIVGNTAVESIRNSPTRLRTLVGTDIQSKETIASVKAKLCKVRWLRVLSLSLSDSDLDENVVCSDWFSGIGSLQHLVYLNIQSSALISLPDSIGNLRNLRILRLSNCPNLKRLPVSITTLDKLTAIQIISCDSLECMPEGLGKLSNLEWLGWFSPVNKNGSGISELKSLTKLRELWMEIKSVEEIEEGEWNVLSMLQHLQILRLDFGGISVARDGVVRKIEGELSPPLKSLRELYLWNYPGESTPDWLNPTSLPNLQLLFIYGGWIRQMGPRFWDSESVVWKVEVLLLQYLEELDKDWPSMRRAMPSLRLLKVRMYPKLKSFPIHVTVDIWKWKIWRRDEEDSVSGAAKEEEEEEKEEGTSLGEITAA; encoded by the coding sequence ATGGCAGATGCTGTTGTCAGTGTTCTCCTAGATAATTTGCTGTCAATACTCCTGAGCGAAGGTCGTCAGCTACTTGAGTTTGATGACCAGTTTGAGGAAACAAAGGAGGAGCTTCAGTACATGCAAAGCTATCTCAAGGAAGCTGATCAGGTGAAGAGAAGAGATAGGAATGAGATTCTCAAGACAGTAATGAGCAACTTAAGAGAGTTGGTATACGACACTGAAGATGTAATAGCAGATTGTCGACTTCTAttccagaaaaaaaaagaagggtgtGCACCTAATTTTACAAGTTATTGCTTTCCTACTCATTTGAAATCACGTTATCAGTTGGGAAAGCGGCTGAGGAAAATAAATCAAGGGGTAAGGAAGGTGAAGGAGAATATGAAGTCCTACTTGCAAATAGCTCCTCGCCAACCTGGCAAAGATGAAGATGGTGGGAATATACGAATGACGTACCCAATCCTAATGCATGAAGCTGAAATGGTAGGATTAGAAGATGACTCAGCAAAGATTAGAAAGTGGATCTTAGAAGCAGATGGACCCTCAACGGTGATTGGAATAGCTGGAATGGGGGGAATTGGTAAAACCACACTCGCTCAAAAGATACGTCACAGTGAGAGTGTGAAAAACTCTTTTAATCACTTGGTCTTTGTTACTGTTTCTCAAAGTTTCAAATTGAATGAATTGCTGAAGAAGATGCTAAAACAGCTAGATGTTGAAGAGGAATCTCTGAGGGGAAATGATATTGTGGAGCTATTGGAAAGTCTTAAGAGGAAATTAGATGCAAAATACTTGGTAGTTTTGGACGATGTTTGGCAAACAAATGAAgggatgtggtgggatagctTGAAGTCTGGTTTGCCCCAAGTGGATGGTAGCTGCGTTATTGTTACAACTAGGAATGAGGAGGTTGCTAAATCAATGGGAGCTGCCGGTAGACGCATACACTATCCCAAAACTCTCTCAAATGAAGATAGTTGGTCCTTGTTTAGCAAAGTAGCTTTTGCAAAAACTGGAGGTAAGTGCACAAATTCAGACTTGGAGGGCTGGGGAAAGGAGATTGTTGCAAGGTGCGGGGGACTGCCATTAACAATCAAGATTGTGGGTGGAATGATGTTGGGGAAGGGTGATTCTATCCATGAATGGAGGCGAATATCAGAGCACCTAAAAGACGAATTGAAAATTAGTGGGAAAGATGAGCCGGTCATTTCAAGTTTGGAGTTAAGCTACGAAGAGCTCCCAACACACTTAAAACCTTGTTTTCTGTGCTTTGCCATGTTTCCtgaagattttgaaattgaggtTGAGGACATGGTTAACTGGTGGATTGGTGAGGGTTTCGTTTGGGGAGAAAATGGGAAAACGGCAGTTGAGATAGGAGAAGAATGTTTTTCAGAATTATGTAATCGATTTTTGATACTTGGAGTTGATAAAGATGAGTTCGAGAGAAGCTATGTTAGTTGCAAAATGCATGATATGGTTCGAGATATGGTAATAAGAATTGCAAGAGAAGAGAGCTTTTTTGTGAGGTTGGACTGTGGAGGTAGTCCCGCATTCAGTGAGCAGTCTCGTCGTTTGGGAATTGTGGGGAATACAGCTGTAGAGAGCATCAGAAACAGTCCCACCAGGCTGCGGACGTTGGTAGGGACGGACATTCAGAGCAAAGAGACGATTGCAAGTGTAAAAGCAAAACTATGTAAAGTAAGGTGGTTGAGGGTGTTATCTCTTTCGCTGTCAGACAGTGATCTCGATGAAAATGTGGTGTGCAGCGATTGGTTCAGTGGGATAGGGTCTTTACAGCACCTCGTTTATCTTAATATACAGAGTTCTGCCTTAATATCACTGCCCGATTCAATCGGAAATCTTCGTAATCTTCGGATTCTACGTTTATCAAACTGCCCGAATTTGAAAAGGCTTCCTGTGTCAATCACAACATTAGATAAGCTAACAGCTATCCAAATTATCAGCTGTGATTCTTTAGAATGCATGCCGGAAGGGCTTGGAAAGCTTTCAAATCTCGAATGGTTAGGATGGTTTAGTCCTGTGAATAAAAATGGATCCGGTATTTCGGAGTTGAAGAGCTTGACAAAACTTAGAGAACTTTGGATGGAGATAAAGTCAGTGGAAGAAAtagaagaaggggaatggaatgtGTTATCAATGCTCCAGCATCTGCAAATTCTAAGGTTAGATTTTGGGGGAATTTCTGTTGCAAGAGATGGAGTTGTAAGGAAGATTGAAGGTGAGCTTTCTCCTCCTCTTAAATCCCTGAGAGAGTTGTATCTTTGGAACTATCCGGGAGAAAGCACACCTGACTGGCTCAATCCTACTTCCCTTCCCAATCTTCAGTTACTTTTTATTTATGGGGGATGGATTAGGCAGATGGGTCCCAGATTTTGGGACAGCGAGAGTGTGGTATGGAAAGTGGAGGTCTTGCTGCTACAATATTTGGAGGAATTGGATAAGGACTGGCCGAGTATGCGAAGGGCAATGCCGTCTTTAAGACTTCTCAAGGTTCGCATGTATCCGAAGCTTAAGTCATTCCCAATCCATGTTACAGTTGATATTTGGAAGTGGAAGATATGGAGGAGAGACGAAGAAGATTCAG